The Micromonospora krabiensis genome window below encodes:
- a CDS encoding AfsR/SARP family transcriptional regulator produces MAADPFTSTPDVDVSLHLLGGFRLLHGTAPVVVPRGLQRVIALIGLRPGATRSQLAGLLWPDASEERALSSLRTALWRLRQDPCCPLVVTADTVQLDPTVWLDVDELTGTAARVRDGADPRATAGALAAGRHDLLPGWYDDWVLLERERLRQLRLHMLEQVAGQHLTAGRHGEALEAALEAMAAEPLRETPHRLVVRIHLAEGNAFEAVHAFYVYRDLLLRELRLEPSPAMCALLDETLAPIRRATRETAATPRRAPGHPGRAPAGPARPPSPSRRNA; encoded by the coding sequence GTGGCCGCTGATCCGTTCACGTCGACGCCCGACGTCGACGTCTCCCTACACCTGCTCGGCGGTTTCCGGCTGCTCCACGGCACCGCACCGGTGGTGGTGCCCCGCGGCCTGCAACGGGTGATCGCGCTGATCGGGTTGCGGCCCGGCGCCACCCGCAGCCAGCTCGCCGGGCTGCTGTGGCCGGACGCGTCGGAGGAGCGGGCGCTGTCGTCGCTGCGTACCGCCCTGTGGCGGCTGCGGCAGGACCCCTGCTGCCCCCTCGTCGTCACCGCCGACACCGTCCAGCTCGACCCGACGGTGTGGCTCGACGTCGACGAGCTGACCGGCACGGCGGCCCGGGTCCGCGACGGCGCCGACCCCCGCGCCACCGCCGGCGCGCTCGCCGCCGGCCGGCACGACCTGCTCCCCGGCTGGTACGACGACTGGGTGCTGCTGGAACGGGAACGACTGCGGCAACTACGCCTGCACATGCTGGAGCAGGTGGCCGGGCAGCACCTGACGGCGGGCCGGCACGGCGAGGCCCTGGAGGCCGCCCTGGAGGCGATGGCCGCCGAGCCGCTGCGCGAGACCCCGCACCGGCTGGTGGTGCGCATCCACCTGGCCGAGGGCAACGCCTTCGAGGCGGTGCACGCCTTCTACGTCTACCGCGACCTGCTCCTGCGCGAGCTGCGGCTGGAGCCCTCCCCCGCGATGTGCGCGCTGCTCGACGAGACCCTCGCCCCGATCCGCCGGGCCACCCGGGAGACCGCCGCGACACCCCGCCGGGCGCCGGGACACCCCGGTCGCGCCCCGGCCGGACCAGCCCGACCGCCGTCACCGTCGCGGCGCAACGCGTGA